GCAGGTGGGTCAACCACGCCGTGAGCAACACGATCACCAGCGCCAACAGCACGAACAGTTCGGCCGAACGCGATGCCGCCACCTCCTGAAACAGACGCGGCAACAGCCAGCGACTGGCCAGCAGCAAGCCGATGAACAGCACAACCGTCTTGAGCAGTGTCAGCGGCAACGCCCAATACCAGGCTTGATCGCTGCTACCGGCGAAGACGGGCACCAGCGTCAGCAACAACACGGCCACCACATCCTGAAACAACAGGACCCCCACCGCGTTCTGGCCGTGGCTGCTGAAGATTTCGCCGAGGCTGCCCAGTTCCTTGGTGACGATCGCCGTGGATGAAAGTGAAAGACCTGCGCCGAGCAGCAGCGCCGGGGTGAGGGGCATGCCCAGTAGCATCAGTACGCTTCCCAGCAGCGCTGTGCTGATCAGCACCTGTTGGCTGCCCAGACGGAAAACCACTTGGCGCAAGGCAATCATTTTTGACAGGGAGAATTCCAGCCCCAGGGAAAACAGCAGAAACACCACGCCCAGCTCGGCAAGGTCCGGCAGGTGTTCACTCTCGTTTATCCAGTCGAACGCCTTCGGTCCGACCATCAGCCCGACGCACAGGTAGCCCAGCACCGGTGGCAGGCGCAGGCGGCGGAACAGGGCAATCATCACCAGGGACGAGGCAAGAATGATCAACAGGTTGGCAAACACAAAACACTCCGGCGGCAGGGGCAGGCTCTTCAAGCGTAGAGGCAAAAAACACCGGAGCATGGTGGAAAACGCATTTGTGCGGGCTGATTTGAGTCAGGGTTTTGCGAGGATAAAACCACTCAAAGGCTTGAAGCCTCTGATGGGTCGACGGGTTCACAGGTCAGGCCTAAAATGGCCAATCAAATTTTGGGATTGAACGCGCATGCTTCCTGAATGCCAGTTGTTCGGCACCCTGGGGTGCCATCTGTGTGAAGTCGCTGAAGCCGAGCTGATGCCGTTTGTCGAGCATGGCCTGCTGGTGGAACTGGTGGACATTGCTGACGATGAGTCCTGGTTCGAGGCCTACAGTCTGCGGATCCCTGTGCTGCGCCGGGTCGATACCGGGGCGGAAATGAGCTGGCCGTTCAGTGCCGATCAGGTTGTGGCATTCCTGCGTTAGCCTTTTCCCTCTTCATTGTTCCGACCTGGCCATTCATCGCGATGGTCATCGATCCTTGGCACTCTGGGGTTTATTCGGTTACTGTATGTTCATACAGTAATTGAGTGGGCTCGTCGTGCGGTGTCCTTTTTTGGGCGATGAGCACGGTGGCCAGTACGTCAGAGGGATGAACCGTGGTCAATGTCGAACAGTTGAAAAGCAGCGTGAACCGGATGTCGGTTGACGTGGTGCGCGAAGCCGTCCACGAATTGCGCCTGGACGGTCTGGTCACGGAAGGCAAGACGCCGTTCAACAAGCTGCATTTCAATACCTGTTTTGCCGAGATCGAGGCGTTATTCCAGCGCGCCGGCTATCACAAGCAGTTGGATGTGGTGGGTTATCAGGGCTTGCTGTACGCCTTGTACGATCCGGGTCGCTGGGAGGCCGTCGATGTATTGCGCTGGCTGAAGGAATTCACCGAGGCGGCGGCCCTCAAATCGATCTCCGCCTGATTCTGCGCTAGGTCTGCTGCGTCCCGTGTTGGATAATGCCGCTCTGCCTTGAGGGTTCGAGTTCTCCGTATGTCCAGCACATCTACTTTTTCCGCCGCACAGAATCAGGCCAGTACGCTTTATCTGCCTCCCGGCGACTGGGAGACGGTGTTCGATTGTCTGTGTGATCACTTCGGTGCCATCGGACGCGATCAATGGCTGGACCGTATTGCCCGAGGCCGGGTGCTGAATGGTGAAGGCCAGCCGATTGCGCTCGACTTGCCTTACAAGGAAGGCCTGCGCATCCATTACTTTCGCGAAGTGCCAGACGAAAAGCCTATTCCGGTGGTCGAGTCGATTCTCTATGCGGACGATCATCTGGTTGTTGCCGACAAACCCCATTTCCTCCCGGTGACGCCAGCGGGTGAGTACGTGGAGCAAACGCTGCTGCGCCGGTTGATTCGTCGACTGGACAATCCGCACCTGGTGCCGCTGCACCGGATTGACCGGCACACCGCCGGGTTGGTGATTTTTTCGGCCAATCCGCAGACGCGTTCGGCATATCAGTCATTGTTCCCGACACGGCAAATCGAAAAACGCTACGAAGCCATCGCTGCTGCATTGCCGGGGCTGGATTTTCCATTGGTGCACAAGAGCCGCATGGTCGATGGCGAGCCTTTTTTCCGCATGCAGGAAAGTCCCGGTGTCAGCAACACCGAAACAGCAGTGGAAGTGCGGGAAAGGAACGGTGACCTCTGGCGTTATGGCCTGTACCCGGTGACCGGCAAGAAACACCAGTTGCGGGTGCATATGACGGCGCTGGGCGCGAGCATCTGCAACGATCCGTTCTATCCCGAGGTACTGAAGGACGTCGAAGATGATTACGCCAACCCACTCAAACTTCTGGCGCAGGGTTTGCGGTTCATTGATCCGGTCACAGGTCAGGCGCGCGAATTTGAAAGCCGGATCACGCTGGACTGGTGATCAATAGCGCCAACCACTTTCTCCCGCCCACGAAAAAGCCCGCATCATGCGGGCTTTTCTGTATCTGGCGTCGCTTACAGCTCTTTTACGGTGCGAACCTGATCTTTGTTGATGCGAGTCTGCTTGCCGTCCAGTTGTTCGAATTCGTAAA
The sequence above is a segment of the Pseudomonas sp. HS6 genome. Coding sequences within it:
- a CDS encoding pseudouridine synthase; translation: MSSTSTFSAAQNQASTLYLPPGDWETVFDCLCDHFGAIGRDQWLDRIARGRVLNGEGQPIALDLPYKEGLRIHYFREVPDEKPIPVVESILYADDHLVVADKPHFLPVTPAGEYVEQTLLRRLIRRLDNPHLVPLHRIDRHTAGLVIFSANPQTRSAYQSLFPTRQIEKRYEAIAAALPGLDFPLVHKSRMVDGEPFFRMQESPGVSNTETAVEVRERNGDLWRYGLYPVTGKKHQLRVHMTALGASICNDPFYPEVLKDVEDDYANPLKLLAQGLRFIDPVTGQAREFESRITLDW
- a CDS encoding glutaredoxin family protein, yielding MLPECQLFGTLGCHLCEVAEAELMPFVEHGLLVELVDIADDESWFEAYSLRIPVLRRVDTGAEMSWPFSADQVVAFLR
- a CDS encoding transcriptional regulator is translated as MVNVEQLKSSVNRMSVDVVREAVHELRLDGLVTEGKTPFNKLHFNTCFAEIEALFQRAGYHKQLDVVGYQGLLYALYDPGRWEAVDVLRWLKEFTEAAALKSISA